Sequence from the Solea senegalensis isolate Sse05_10M linkage group LG1, IFAPA_SoseM_1, whole genome shotgun sequence genome:
GACCTATACACATCATCATCAAGTTGCTGCATGTAAAGAGCCCCTCACTTGATTCTATATAAATGACATAACAAACCTTCCACATGTGCAGAGCAGTGGCCTGGTAGTGCTGGTGCTGTGTGTTCCTGGTGTCCTCACAGTGCGTTTGTGcatatttctctttgtttctccacTTCTTATGCTGCAGCACGGACACCAGAacttctcctctctcactcactttcaGCCAAAACTTAGGGTTAGTAGCATAGCTGCTGCTATTTCTGCTGCCACCAGCTGAGTGACCTTTAATCCAGCGGCCAGGCAGCTGATGGCTGTGTATTAGAGGATTTCCTGCCAGAGAGGACTACTTGTCAGGACGAATATCATATCAAACCATTGAGGAAAAATGTAAGACTGAAAGTAGAAAACgctcttttttatttacaagatAATTACCTGTATAGATGCTCTTTAGGTGTCCCTCCTTACTCATAGGGTATcccactgtgacatcatcaaactgaGACAAAAATTCAGCCTCATCCAACCAAAACTCTCCCTCCACTACCTTGGCTTGAAGATCTGAAGCACAATTAGGGTCAATGGATCTCCAGCCTGCACCACTGGGGAGAGAgacataaaaagataaaatgaatacaaatgtcattttaaatacaaacaaaattaatCTTGAGTTACAAGAAAACAATATTCGCTATAACACATGCACCTACCTCCCTACCCAGCCCCCTCCCCAGCAGCCTCGTCCCCAGGGGTTTCTGATCCTGAGTAGCCGCACTTCACTCCCCGACACAGTCTTCACATCCAACCACTCCATGACAGTCAGAGCATGGTACTGACCAAGCTCACTCGCACCTACAACAGGCAAAGAGATCAACGGGTTACGTAACAAGTCACGTCAGAAAAGAGATAATGGAAGTGTGTCTTTATCTGTGAGGAAATAGTTTTCTGACCTCCAGGGCTGCTGTGAGTAGAACAGCTCAGTACACACTCGTCCTTCACATTGCAGAGAAGATTCAGGTCAAGCCTTTTCCTCTTGACCTGTTCACAGTCCTGCTCTGACCCAAAGTCTCCCAAGCTCCAGTGTTCCGCTAAACTACCAGTCAAATCCACTAGGGCCTCCGACACCTGCCCTGCCCACAGATTCTCATATGAGCCATGAAGCCTAGAGAGAATGGACAGCACAGAAAACGGAATTTCCACACATTGTTTTACAAATGTATGTGAAGGTATGATGACAAGGTCAGgatattttccaaaaatatcTGTCCTAAAGTTGACCGATGGGAGAGAGGGAGTTTCCACAGGCTTCTTACTTGGCATAGGCCTTCTCCAACAAGGCTACCCAAAAGGCATTTGGAGAGTTGCAGCTTGAGAAGCAGAGACATGAATTAATACAAGGCAGGCGGTCATCAATGGTCACTTCCATCCAGTATCCCTGCTGCCAGAAACGAAACTGGAAGACACCCCTGTACCTGCTGTCACCCCACTCAGGCTGGTCTGGGGGCATCACCTGCAGAGTTGTGGACAAAGTTACTTCAGAAGTGAGGGGCAGAGAAACACTTGAACAGAGTGAAAATATAAATGACACAGCACTTGTTTCTCTACCTTGTTCAGCAGATGTCTGTTCTTGAGCAGGACAGTGCAGGCACAGAGAAACCAGCAGTCTCCTAATAAACCTTGTTTCGCGTGACCCAAGTTGATGTTGTCGGGGAAGAGAACTGGAGACTGGCAGATCTCCTAGagttgaaatattaaaatagataaaaattAAAGCAgaattgacataaaaaaattaataaagaaaaaggtTGCTGTTGAGAAGTTATTGCACTTTTACTAAATAGATCTAAATAGATCTGCTTTGTGAAATATTGAGCAATGGACTAGACACTGTAATCACCTTTGTCATTGTAATTTCCTTCCGCCTACCTTGTTAGTCTTGTGTATTGTATCTATGATGTTTTGTAATTAAGCTGTTTTTTGAGTAACAATGTAAACTGCACTTTTTACGGTTTATTGTATGATCTGAATATCTTGCTATATTTGCCCTAGATAAATGAAGGACATCTGTGAAAGGTGATGCAAGTATAGAACATT
This genomic interval carries:
- the capn10 gene encoding calpain-10; its protein translation is MTGEGQAVCGVEALVEDLEFPSDDMSLFSNCSTPIARLQGNITWQRPQEICQSPVLFPDNINLGHAKQGLLGDCWFLCACTVLLKNRHLLNKVMPPDQPEWGDSRYRGVFQFRFWQQGYWMEVTIDDRLPCINSCLCFSSCNSPNAFWVALLEKAYAKLHGSYENLWAGQVSEALVDLTGSLAEHWSLGDFGSEQDCEQVKRKRLDLNLLCNVKDECVLSCSTHSSPGGASELGQYHALTVMEWLDVKTVSGSEVRLLRIRNPWGRGCWGGGWVGSGAGWRSIDPNCASDLQAKVVEGEFWLDEAEFLSQFDDVTVGYPMSKEGHLKSIYTGNPLIHSHQLPGRWIKGHSAGGSRNSSSYATNPKFWLKVSERGEVLVSVLQHKKWRNKEKYAQTHCEDTRNTQHQHYQATALHMWKVEKKRFNLSRMLNKPPCASTHCHTYEREVVLHGQLEPGYYLLIPSTYQPGAEAHFLIRVFSSSSISLSALKNSAPSLPLIPDGEWETSYFHSSWVEGKTAGGSRNFLSYWQNPCFPFTVNDDSALTSGVNVRITLHQSRADTELHPIGFHVYKVLEEAGRQRILRDEDPAASCVPHCYTQDISLACSLPPGAYTILPSTYEPDCSADFTLSLSCRIHRKVVKSQERLGRAILEVSHISVMQS